The following coding sequences are from one Streptomyces dengpaensis window:
- a CDS encoding RNA polymerase sigma factor encodes MRRELSWDVIASHRERLMRLVRRRLPNAQDAEDCVQEAMLRAAAHGNLDRERIGPFLTTVALRLCVDHYRELERRRRLLRRAADVDAPEAPDEGVCDQDFGRWLLRQVHLLRGRERQVVLARAHGISTLEFARMHQISVKAAEGAFTRGRARLRLVCAKALDGVAA; translated from the coding sequence ATGCGGCGCGAGCTGTCCTGGGATGTGATCGCCAGTCACCGGGAGCGTCTGATGCGGCTGGTCCGCCGGCGGCTCCCGAACGCCCAGGACGCGGAGGACTGCGTACAGGAAGCGATGCTGCGGGCAGCCGCCCACGGCAATCTGGACCGCGAGCGGATCGGTCCCTTTCTGACCACGGTGGCCTTGCGGCTGTGTGTAGACCACTACCGTGAACTGGAGCGCAGGCGCCGGTTGTTGCGCCGTGCGGCGGACGTGGACGCGCCGGAGGCGCCAGACGAGGGCGTGTGCGATCAGGACTTCGGGCGCTGGCTGCTGCGCCAGGTCCACCTGCTGCGGGGCCGTGAGCGCCAGGTGGTGCTCGCCCGCGCCCATGGAATCTCCACGCTGGAATTCGCGCGCATGCACCAGATCTCCGTGAAGGCGGCCGAGGGCGCGTTCACCCGGGGGCGGGCGCGGTTGCGGCTCGTCTGTGCGAAGGCCCTGGACGGCGTCGCGGCATAA
- a CDS encoding Fur family transcriptional regulator: MTASQTPTTAEELRGAGLRVTAARVALLETVRNGDHLGVEAIASGVRDRVGHISLQAVYEALHAFTAAGLIRRIEPAGSPARFEGRVGDNHHHVMCRSCGVVADVDCAVGEAPCLTASDDHGFSIDEAEVIYWGVCPGCSTPRIT, encoded by the coding sequence ATGACCGCATCCCAGACTCCGACCACCGCCGAGGAGCTGCGCGGTGCCGGCCTGCGGGTGACGGCCGCTCGTGTCGCGCTGCTCGAGACCGTCCGGAACGGCGACCATCTCGGCGTCGAGGCGATCGCCTCCGGCGTGCGTGATCGCGTAGGCCATATATCCCTTCAAGCCGTGTACGAAGCCCTCCACGCGTTCACCGCGGCGGGCCTCATACGCCGCATCGAACCGGCCGGAAGCCCGGCCCGGTTCGAGGGACGGGTGGGGGACAACCACCACCACGTCATGTGCCGGTCGTGCGGTGTCGTCGCCGACGTCGACTGCGCGGTCGGCGAGGCCCCGTGTCTGACCGCCTCCGACGACCACGGCTTCTCGATCGACGAGGCCGAGGTCATTTACTGGGGCGTGTG